The following are from one region of the Staphylococcus schleiferi genome:
- a CDS encoding ATP-binding cassette domain-containing protein yields MTTIHIHGARQNNLKNIHVNIPKHQLTVVTGRSGSGKSSLVFNTIAAESERLLNETYSSYIQHQLTQYEKPAVDQIENLPVAMVINQKRLGGNSRSTVGTISDIYASVRLLWSRIGEPFVGYSDIFSFNHPNGMCETCQGLGYVEDIDLNELIDFNRSLNEGAIRFPSFKPDSWRGKRYRYSGLFDNDKKLKDYTGEELDTFLYTEPTRLKNPPPEWPKTAKFEGLIHRFRRSFLINDNFEKKRFLKDVQRVVHQHTCPDCQGQRLNPKVLSCKINGLSIADFTALTIDEALLFLEQLQSDKAAYIIAPLKNQLQALHDIGLNYLTLNRETPTLSGGESQRIKLIRHLNTPLTDLVYIIDEPSVGLHPADIEKINEIMLNIRDKGNTVIIVEHDPDVIKIADHIIDIGPGAGKNGGQVTFEGTYEQLKKSNTDTGRALMRTHQLKPAVAHYQDWFHLNHISHNNLQDVSVSIPQNAQTVITGVAGSGKSSLIKSGFAQNPNAIFINQKGIHASSRSNLLTYMGVFDEVRAFFSQNTGLKKAMFSYNSDGACPNCNGKGVIKTELAFMPSFSQTCEVCHGTRYRPEVLEAKVEGYSIADVLALTVEEAISLFKDETTISKSLIALQKTGLSYMTLGQSLDTLSGGEIQRLKLSRYMTDHVSGKIFIFDEPTTGLHEDDIPILQQRFEQLVQDGNTVILIEHNLTMMTQADWLIDIGPGAGTRGGQILFSGPPQRLIETTHSATAQHLADYIHRQSF; encoded by the coding sequence ATGACAACGATTCATATCCACGGTGCACGACAAAACAACTTAAAAAATATTCACGTCAATATTCCTAAACATCAGCTGACGGTTGTCACAGGAAGATCTGGTTCTGGTAAATCGTCACTAGTTTTTAATACAATAGCAGCAGAATCCGAACGCTTATTAAACGAAACCTATTCAAGTTATATCCAACATCAACTCACACAATATGAAAAACCAGCCGTCGATCAAATTGAAAACTTACCCGTCGCAATGGTCATTAATCAGAAAAGGCTTGGCGGTAATTCTCGCTCCACAGTGGGCACAATATCAGATATTTATGCTTCTGTACGCTTATTATGGTCCCGTATCGGCGAACCTTTTGTTGGATATTCTGATATTTTTTCTTTCAATCATCCAAACGGAATGTGCGAAACATGTCAAGGACTTGGCTATGTTGAAGATATTGATTTAAACGAATTGATTGATTTCAATCGTTCTTTAAATGAAGGTGCAATACGTTTTCCTTCTTTCAAGCCAGACAGTTGGCGGGGAAAGCGTTATCGCTATTCTGGATTGTTTGATAATGATAAAAAGTTAAAAGATTATACAGGCGAAGAACTTGATACATTTCTTTATACAGAACCGACACGTTTGAAAAATCCTCCTCCAGAATGGCCTAAAACTGCAAAATTTGAAGGATTAATTCATCGTTTTCGTCGTTCATTTTTAATCAATGATAACTTTGAGAAAAAACGCTTTCTAAAAGATGTTCAGCGCGTCGTTCATCAACATACATGTCCTGATTGTCAAGGCCAACGCCTCAATCCAAAAGTGCTCAGCTGTAAAATCAACGGCTTAAGTATTGCAGATTTTACTGCATTAACGATAGATGAAGCGCTCCTTTTTTTAGAGCAACTTCAAAGTGACAAAGCCGCCTACATTATTGCACCATTAAAAAATCAGCTTCAGGCCTTACATGACATCGGCCTCAATTATTTAACATTAAATCGTGAAACGCCTACATTATCTGGTGGAGAATCACAACGTATTAAACTGATTCGCCACCTGAATACACCGTTGACAGATTTAGTTTATATTATTGATGAGCCGAGTGTCGGGTTACATCCTGCAGATATTGAAAAAATCAATGAAATCATGCTGAATATACGTGACAAAGGCAATACAGTGATTATTGTCGAACACGATCCTGATGTCATTAAAATTGCGGACCATATTATCGATATCGGTCCAGGGGCAGGAAAAAATGGTGGACAAGTTACTTTTGAAGGGACTTATGAACAACTCAAAAAATCAAACACAGATACAGGACGTGCATTGATGCGCACACATCAACTTAAGCCAGCAGTCGCTCACTACCAAGATTGGTTTCATCTCAATCATATCAGTCATAATAATTTACAAGATGTGTCTGTCTCTATTCCTCAAAATGCACAGACTGTTATTACCGGTGTAGCAGGTTCAGGAAAAAGCTCTTTAATTAAAAGCGGCTTTGCACAAAACCCGAATGCAATTTTTATCAATCAAAAAGGTATTCACGCATCTAGCCGCTCCAATTTATTGACGTATATGGGCGTATTTGATGAAGTTCGTGCCTTTTTTAGTCAAAACACAGGTTTGAAAAAGGCGATGTTTAGTTACAATTCTGATGGCGCTTGTCCAAATTGCAACGGTAAAGGAGTAATCAAAACAGAACTTGCCTTTATGCCATCATTTTCTCAAACTTGTGAAGTATGTCACGGTACGCGCTACCGTCCAGAGGTATTAGAAGCAAAAGTCGAAGGGTATTCTATTGCAGATGTATTAGCACTCACTGTCGAAGAAGCCATCTCACTTTTCAAAGATGAGACGACCATTTCAAAATCTTTGATTGCACTCCAAAAAACAGGTCTAAGCTATATGACTTTAGGACAATCATTAGATACATTATCTGGCGGTGAAATCCAGCGATTAAAACTGAGTCGCTATATGACCGATCATGTTTCAGGAAAAATTTTTATTTTTGACGAGCCCACAACAGGCTTACATGAAGATGATATTCCTATTTTACAACAACGATTTGAACAACTTGTTCAAGATGGAAACACTGTGATTTTAATCGAACATAATTTAACAATGATGACCCAAGCAGATTGGTTAATTGATATTGGCCCGGGCGCTGGTACACGAGGCGGTCAGATTTTATTTAGTGGCCCGCCTCAACGATTAATTGAAACGACGCATTCCGCAACAGCACAACATCTTGCCGACTATATCCATCGTCAGTCATTTTAA
- the isaB gene encoding immunodominant staphylococcal antigen IsaB family protein — MQQVYLWGALLGATSVGAQLPTDAHAATAQKAPYYTYKGVFNYKSNNALEDKNFYQALKADNFKYEGLKVGQSTRADVEKALGKDLKKYYAKKGITYYEKNDVIIGIDDHNKLVNLTLLVDKVEHSDKAIRDHVKSGEIFDAKTTQVAFYPGNSIVIKAKGSMA; from the coding sequence TTGCAACAAGTTTATCTGTGGGGGGCACTATTAGGTGCAACATCAGTAGGGGCACAACTGCCTACGGATGCGCATGCGGCAACAGCGCAAAAAGCCCCATACTACACTTACAAAGGTGTATTTAATTATAAGTCTAATAATGCTTTAGAAGATAAAAACTTTTATCAAGCACTAAAAGCAGATAATTTTAAATATGAAGGTTTAAAAGTAGGTCAATCAACACGTGCTGATGTGGAAAAAGCACTTGGAAAAGACTTGAAAAAATATTATGCGAAAAAAGGCATCACATATTACGAAAAAAATGATGTCATTATCGGCATTGATGACCATAATAAATTAGTTAATCTGACATTACTTGTCGATAAAGTAGAGCATAGTGACAAAGCGATTCGCGATCATGTAAAATCTGGAGAAATTTTTGATGCTAAAACAACACAAGTTGCGTTTTACCCAGGTAATTCTATCGTGATTAAAGCAAAAGGTAGTATGGCCTAA